A genome region from Panicum virgatum strain AP13 chromosome 4K, P.virgatum_v5, whole genome shotgun sequence includes the following:
- the LOC120704874 gene encoding protein SHORT ROOT IN SALT MEDIUM 1-like, translated as MFPSKGPSHYGQQPPYGGQQPYGQIPGSTGFTAPAAAGGADGGRFGARVGQGATAQYGGPYASVYGTQQVGGLGGKGPASSTLPSLPTRPTALTESSKFSSTPVGSSLARPNDDYMAVRGYAQKLEQYGTDYPLERRIYGEHSANLGRRDGLSDLDRRYPDHMPAGHQVHDHMEQGSSMRHQQLLKGQLQPGSDTRQADYFAGRSAPIHQASQEIGAYGRVEAESRNMSILGTAPYGRQQAASLLEGAPRTNIDSLYGQGSSSTGYGAGLPPGRDYSSGKSLLHPSSDPDYRESILPRVHPGISMVDERRVDRIGYRRELDIRDEERRRDLMLEREKELEWERERELRDLRDRERERERERERDRERLLRERERERERERDRERERERERERERLRERREKERERDRKHGADPRREHTPPRVPGDRRRSSSVRSEKPVRRVSPRREAVHRHRSPVKEIKREYICKVLPFRFVDDQRDYLSLTKRYPRLAITPEFSKIVLNWAKENLNLSLHTPVSLEHDIHDADDCADEGAMISSEKTSSYDTQATIWNAKVLLMSGMSKGAFAEITSLRNTEERVFHLNNILKFAVFKKDRSLFAIGGPWNAAIDGGDPSVDCSCLIRTAIRCVKELVQVDLSNCTHWNRFVEVHYNRIGKDGLFSHKEITVLFVPNLSECLPSVDIWKNNWIAYKKSKAEREQLTMKKEKSPGESKEQKQGELNKGKSIDGGLLKEGDVGTSDTKNDKVDADMDQKDMDVEGKVDKVEEPTEKMGGDVEAKTTEGSSVGHAAGDKKPIKKKVIKKVMKVVRKKPTAGASADKSCTEDKNVAAESASKTAEGGQSQLISEDAGKEQEGAGSNQQPEAKKTGKKRIIRRVVKRKVSASGSQLTAPATPAETSKKEAEVQPEKNVESSTDAGNSQTKLQEGSKTSAEDVSSQKDQKEEEKPEEKEHTLTDGRSPNGDKANHKEAVEQKDMKKDGKKEKTKDDKEKKNRDIKVDPKLKPLNDLKEKKKSDEPPKYPGFILQAKRSKESKLRSTSLSLDGLLDYTAKDIEESVFELSLFAESFSEMLQHRMGCVILSFLEKLSKRYVLKRNQRKRQREEDLKKEEKKSLEKRPKTAHETITESADGDVKMTKEGEEKMSTDHSASVHDEQSKVGQVKLGTDHLVANHDKPAKEGVEKMNTEHSEAAANEAEAGTKMDEEDPEYEEDPEEIEIYEDDEDMDDAHAEEPTAELNEDDREAKPEVAAEDGGNNKIMKEPELENVANIHDKAASVEEKQSIAEKGDSVEGGEKVVSKEVKPAKDEVVDKELLQAFRYFDQNRAGYLKLDDLRCILHNLGKFLSSKDVKDLVQIALIESNSARDNRIIYPKLVKIVDL; from the exons ATGTTCCCCTCGAAAGGGCCCAGTCACTACGGCCAGCAGCCGCCATATGGCGGGCAGCAGCCTTACGGCCAAATC CCTGGTAGCACTGGATTTACAGCCCCGGCAGCGGCGGGTGGCGCCGATGGTGGTCGGTTCGGTGCCCGAGTTGGACAGGGGGCCACTGCACAGTACGGCGGGCCTTACGCTTCAGTTTATGGCACGCAACAG GTTGGTGGACTTGGTGGAAAAGGTCCAGCTTCTTCAACTCTTCCTAGCTTGCCAACTCGTCCAACTGCGCTCACTGAGTCATCTAAGTTCTCGTCTACACCTGTGGGGTCAAGCCTGGCAAGACCAAATGATGACTATATGGCTGTGCGTGGATATGCACAGAAGCTAGAACAGTATGGTACTGATTATCCTCTAGAGAGAAGGATTTATGGTGAACACTCAGCTAATCTTGGTAGGAGAGATGGTCTCAGTGATTTGGATAGAAGGTATCCTGATCATATGCCTGCTGGTCACCAG GTTCATGACCATATGGAGCAG GGTTCATCTATGCGCCACCAGCAGCTCCTGAAAGGCCAGCTGCAGCCTGGATCCGATACAAG ACAAGCCGATTACTTTGCAGGAAGGTCCGCTCCAATCCATCAAGCATCCCAGGAAATTGGTGCATATGGAAGAGTCGAAGCTGAGAGTCGCAACATGTCCATTCTTGGGACTGCTCCATACGGAAGACAACAggcagcttcattgttggaagGAGCTCCAAGGACAAACATTGACAGCCTCTATGGACAAGGATCATCAAGTACTGGATATGGTGCAGGTCTGCCTCCTGGACGTGATTATTCCTCGGGGAAAAGCCTGCTCCACCCTTCTTCGGATCCTGATTACCGAGAAAGCATCTTACCCCGCGTACATCCAGGCATCTCCATGGTCGATGAACGTAGAGTTGATCGGATTGGGTATCGCCGCGAACTGGATATAAGAGATGAAGAGCGCAGAAGGGACCTAATGCTGGAAAGAGAGAAGGAGCTTGAATGGGAGCGGGAACGCGAGTTACGAGACTTGCGAGATCgtgaaagagaaagagagcgTGAAAGGGAAAGGGACCGTGAAAGACTACTAAGAGAACGCGAAAGAGAACGGGAACGCGAACGCGATCGTGAAAGAGAAAGGGAACGCGAACGTGAAAGAGAACGCCTACGTGAGCGGCGGGAGAAGGAGAGAGAACGGGATAGAAAGCACGGAGCTGATCCAAGGCGGGAGCACACTCCTCCTAGAGTACCTGGTGATCGACGACGTTCTTCTTCTGTTAGATCTGAGAAGCCTGTTCGCCGAGTTTCCCCTCGACGTGAAGCTGTGCATAG GCATCGTTCACCTGTTAAAGAAATAAAGAGAGAATATATTTGCAAG GTTCTACCATTTCGTTTCGTGGATGATCAGAGGGATTATCTGTCCTTGACAAAACGATATCCCAGACTTGCAATTACTCCAGAATTTTCTAAG ATTGTCTTGAACTGGGCAAaagaaaacttaaatctttCTCTGCATACACCAGTAAG TCTGGAGCATGATATCCATGATGCTGATGATTGTGCTGATGAAGGAGCAATGATCTCTTCTGAGAAAACATCAAGCTACGATACTCAAGCAACCATTTGGAATGCAAAG GTACTATTGATGAGTGGCATGAGTAAAGGTGCCTTTGCTGAAATAACTTCATTGAGAAATACTGAGGAACGAGTTTTTCACTTGAACAATATCTTAAAATTTGCTGTGTTCAAGAAGGATCGTTCTCTTTTTGCAATTGGGGGACCTTGGAATGCAGCAATAGATGGTGGTGATCCATCAGTTGACTGCTCTTGCTTGATTCGAACTGCCATCAG ATGCGTGAAGGAACTGGTTCAAGTTGATCTTTCTAATTGCACCCACTGGAATCGTTTTGTTGAG GTCCATTACAATAGAATCGGCAAAGATGGACTCTTCAGTCATAAAGAAATTACTGTACTGTTTGTGCCTAATCTGTCGGAATGCCTGCCTTCAGTTGATATATGGAAGAATAACTGGATTGCATATAAAAAATCAAAGGCAGAAAGGGAGCAGCTCACtatgaaaaaggaaaag AGCCCTGGTGAATCAAAAGAGCAGAAGCAAG GGGAACTGAACAAGGGTAAAAGTATAGATGGTGGCCTTTTAAAAGAGGGTGATGTTGGCACCAGTGATACGAAAAATGATAAAGTTGATGCTGATATGGATCAGAAAGATATGGATGTGGAAGGTAAGGTTGATAAAGTTGAGGAACCCACTGAGAAGATGGGTGGGGATGTTGAAGCAAAAACTACAGAGGGCTCCTCTGTTGGCCATGCAGCTGGGGATAAAAAGCCCATAAAAAAGAAAGTAATAAAAAAAGTTATGAAAGTTGTTCGGAAAAAACCAACCGCTGGAGCTTCAGCTGATAAATCTTGTACTGAGGACAAGAATGTTGCAGCAGAATCTGCAAGCAAAACTGCAGAAGGTGGGCAGAGTCAACTAATCAGTGAGGATGCTGGAAAAGAACAGGAGGGAGCTGGTAGCAATCAGCAGCCTGAAGCAAAGAAAACCGGTAAGAAGAGAATAATTCGAAGGGTTGTTAAAAGAAAAGTTTCTGCTTCAGGGTCTCAGTTGACTGCTCCTGCTACTCCTGCCGAGACGAGTAAGAAAGAAGCAGAAGTTCAGCCAGAGAAAAATGTCGAGAGTTCAACCGATGCTGGAAATTCTCAGACTAAGCTACAAGAAGGGTCCAAAACTTCTGCTGAAGATGTCTCAAGTCAGAAGGAtcagaaggaagaagagaaaccAGAGGAGAAGGAGCACACATTGACTGATGGCAGAAGTCCAAATGGTGATAAGGCTAATCACAAGGAAGCTGTGGAACAAAAAGATATGAAAAAGGATGGAAAGAAAGAGAAGACAAAGGATGATAAAGAGAAGAAGAATAGAGACATCAAGGTGGATCCAAAGCTAAAACCACTAAATGacttgaaagaaaagaagaagtctGATGAACCTCCGAAATATCCAGGATTCATTCTTCAGGCAAAAAGGAGTAAAGAATCTAAA CTCCGTTCGACATCCCTTTCTTTGGACGGCCTCCTAGATTATACTGCCAAGGATATAGAGGAATCAGTGTTTGAG CTTTCTTTGTTTGCTGAATCGTTCAGTGAAATGCTTCAACACAGAATGGGTTGTGTTATCCTGTCTTTTCTTGAG AAACTGTCCAAGCGTTATGTTTTGAAGAGGAATCAACGTAAACGCCAGAGAGAGGAAGATCtaaagaaagaagagaagaaatCCTTAGAGAAGCGACCCAAGACAGCTCATGAGACCATAACTGAAAGTGCTGATGGGGATGTTAAAATGACAAAAGAAGGTGAAGAAAAGATGAGCACAGATCATTCAGCAAGTGTCCATGATGAACAGTCAAAAGTGGGTCAGGTAAAATTAGGCACTGATCATCTGGTCGCTAACCATGATAAACCAGCAAAAGAGGGTGTGGAAAAGATGAACACTGAACAttcagaagctgccgccaatgAAGCTGAAGCTGGTACAAAGATGGACGAGGAAGATCCTGAGTACGAGGAAGATCCTGAAGAAATAGAAATATATgaagatgatgaggacatggATGATGCTCATGCTGAAGAGCCAACTGCAGAATTG AATGAGGATGACAGAGAGGCTAAGCCAGAAGTAGCTGCAGAAGATGGTGGAAATAACAAAATTATGAAGGAGCCTGAATTGGAAAATGTTGCTAATATCCATGACAAAGCTGCTTCAGTGGAGGAAAAGCAGTCTATAGCAGAGAAAGGAGACTCGGTGGAAGGTGGAGAGAAGGTAGTTAGTAAGGAGGTGAAGCCAGCAAAAGATGAGGTGGTTGATAAGGAACTATTGCAG GCCTTTAGGTACTTCGACCAAAACAGAGCAGGATATCTGAAG TTGGATGATTTAAGATGTATTCTTCACAACTTGGGGAAGTTTTTATCAAGCAAGGATGTGAAG GACTTGGTCCAAATTGCTCTTATTGAGAGCAATTCTGCAAGGGACAACCGCATAATCTATCCAAAGCTTGTGAAGATAGTCGACCTATGA